The Medicago truncatula cultivar Jemalong A17 chromosome 4, MtrunA17r5.0-ANR, whole genome shotgun sequence genome includes a region encoding these proteins:
- the LOC11443133 gene encoding uncharacterized protein isoform X2 — MTRRLSKVFWYLERRDIPRYKLPSLEETGFISFYHLFLSSFVGIQIDPKRAEKKIDQTLAIKALDLYLELNDCSKIHKAKEEKMDRSPDVLSKKVNLVSSDGVVFEVDLGLALMSKRFEDIIDIETIPIGDVDTISVDEVNSKMLSMVVEYCKKHDKRQKYVDIKIWDAQFVDVDPKTLDDLETHARD, encoded by the exons ATGACCAGGCGCCTCTCAAAAGTTTTTTGGTATCTTGAACGACGCGACATTCCAAGATATAAACTTCCTTCTCTTGAAGAAACCGGCTTCATATCCTTTTACCACCTG TTTTTGTCTTCATTTGTTGGTATCCAGATTGATCCGAAACGGGCAGAAAAAAAGATTGATCAAACACTTGCAATTAAAGCATTGGATTTATACTTGGAGTTAAACGATTGTTCAAAAATACACAAGGCAAAG GAAGAGAAAATGGATCGCAGTCCAGATGTTTTATCAAAGAAAGTCAACTTGGTAAGCTCGGACGGGGTTGTGTTTGAAGTTGATTTGGGTTTGGCACTTATGTCAAAAAGATTTGAGGACATTATCGATATTGAGACCATTCCGATTGGTGATGTTGATACCATTTCTGTTGATGAAGTGAATAGCAAAATGTTGAGCATGGTCGTTGAATACTGCAAGAAGCACGACAAAAGACAGAAGTATGTTGATATCAAGATCTGGGATGCTCaatttgttgatgttgacccTAAAACTCTGGATGATCTTGAAACACATGCAAG ggattaa
- the LOC11443133 gene encoding SKP1-like protein 14 isoform X1 codes for MTRRLSKVFWYLERRDIPRYKLPSLEETGFISFYHLFLSSFVGIQIDPKRAEKKIDQTLAIKALDLYLELNDCSKIHKAKEEKMDRSPDVLSKKVNLVSSDGVVFEVDLGLALMSKRFEDIIDIETIPIGDVDTISVDEVNSKMLSMVVEYCKKHDKRQKYVDIKIWDAQFVDVDPKTLDDLETHARYLKIERLGNLAFYKEG; via the exons ATGACCAGGCGCCTCTCAAAAGTTTTTTGGTATCTTGAACGACGCGACATTCCAAGATATAAACTTCCTTCTCTTGAAGAAACCGGCTTCATATCCTTTTACCACCTG TTTTTGTCTTCATTTGTTGGTATCCAGATTGATCCGAAACGGGCAGAAAAAAAGATTGATCAAACACTTGCAATTAAAGCATTGGATTTATACTTGGAGTTAAACGATTGTTCAAAAATACACAAGGCAAAG GAAGAGAAAATGGATCGCAGTCCAGATGTTTTATCAAAGAAAGTCAACTTGGTAAGCTCGGACGGGGTTGTGTTTGAAGTTGATTTGGGTTTGGCACTTATGTCAAAAAGATTTGAGGACATTATCGATATTGAGACCATTCCGATTGGTGATGTTGATACCATTTCTGTTGATGAAGTGAATAGCAAAATGTTGAGCATGGTCGTTGAATACTGCAAGAAGCACGACAAAAGACAGAAGTATGTTGATATCAAGATCTGGGATGCTCaatttgttgatgttgacccTAAAACTCTGGATGATCTTGAAACACATGCAAGGTACTTGAAAATCGAGAGACTAGGGAACCTTGCATTTTATAAagaaggctaa
- the LOC11443133 gene encoding uncharacterized protein isoform X3 has product MTRRLSKVFWYLERRDIPRYKLPSLEETGFISFYHLFLSSFVGIQIDPKRAEKKIDQTLAIKALDLYLELNDCSKIHKAKEEKMDRSPDVLSKKVNL; this is encoded by the exons ATGACCAGGCGCCTCTCAAAAGTTTTTTGGTATCTTGAACGACGCGACATTCCAAGATATAAACTTCCTTCTCTTGAAGAAACCGGCTTCATATCCTTTTACCACCTG TTTTTGTCTTCATTTGTTGGTATCCAGATTGATCCGAAACGGGCAGAAAAAAAGATTGATCAAACACTTGCAATTAAAGCATTGGATTTATACTTGGAGTTAAACGATTGTTCAAAAATACACAAGGCAAAG GAAGAGAAAATGGATCGCAGTCCAGATGTTTTATCAAAGAAAGTCAACTTG TGA
- the LOC11443133 gene encoding cullin-1 isoform X4, with amino-acid sequence MTMREFINLEEGLETIQKGITKLLNILEGLPEPNFTPEEHINLYTTVYNMSTQRPPHDYGLALYDKSKETCEYIVSKVLPSLGEKKDDLLLRELLRR; translated from the exons ATGACGATGAGAGAATTTATCAACTTAGAAGAAGGATTGGAGACTATTCAGAAAGGTATCACCAAACTCCTCAACATTCTTGAAGGTTTACCCGAACCTAATTTCACTCCTGAGGAACACATTAACCTATATAC GACTGTGTACAATATGTCCACCCAAAGGCCTCCTCATGACTATGGCCTAGCATTATACGACAAGTCCAAGGAAACATGTGAGTACATTGTATCAAAA GTTCTGCCATCTTTGGGAGAAAAGAAGGATGACCTTTTGTTGAGAGAACTGCTTAGAAGATAG